The Primulina eburnea isolate SZY01 unplaced genomic scaffold, ASM2296580v1 ctg55_ERROPOS1863358, whole genome shotgun sequence genome includes the window TTTTACCACTTTATTCGAAgggtaggtctcttgtgagacggtctgacaaatatttatctgtgagacggatcaaccctactgatattcacaataaaaaataataattttagcataaaaaataatactttttcatggatgacccaaataaaaaacacgtctcacaaaatatgacccgtgagatcgtctcacacaagtttttgcctaattcGAAACTATCTAATGTGAATTTTgtacaaaaataaatttcaaaaagTTTCATATCTACTACCAATTTTAACCACAATGCactcaaattatatttataaaatagtATTTTCGCTTAGAGATTGACAATCAAGGCGAATTATTAAGTCATTGATGTGGTCAAATATGGTATTTTTGACATTCACCCTGAAATTTATTGTAAACTTTCAGAAACTACTTGTTTGTTTGTATATATTGTATCATATTGTATATTTCacgttttattaattatattgttctggatatttgatttatataacaTTATTGGTTCATGATTGGTTACCTATCAGCTATTGATTGAACGACTGAATTACTGGAGCCCTGGGATTGCTAGTCTGCTGGACAACGAGACTTCGGCTTGGAAAGTGAGTCCAATTAACAACGGGTTAGCAACTCATATACGGTTCATCTGAACAATGTGAATTTGGTCCAGAAACATGAGTTAACATTGGCTCATCACATATTCTACTTTAGTACTTGAGTAAAAGTATTACACCGAATGTTGGTGTAGCCCACAATATTCACTTCAGAGTCATGAATAATCACTCCATTTTAATTGAAAAGAAATTTTCGTAACGATATGTTACTATCGATATGTGTCATCTCATATTGAATTACATTAGAAGAGAACCAATTTGTAGAACTTGAGTCATTTGATTCAGATTCAGACTTTTCTTCCAATGAGAGTATTGATTATGATTCACCTGAAAAGCCTTCATTTCTTTCACGAATTATATTCAAAGGTGGAAGGATAAACCAGGTCCATGTAGTAGGGTAGAATTCATATTTCCCATCACATAGTGGATTTAATAAGACGGAGTATATATTTTTGGGTTGATTTCCAGAACCCACAAAAGTTGTCCATAACCATAAAAAAGGTTGATGATGAACCAGCATTATTGTTCATCTTCAGCAAAAAGAAAGGTTTCCAAGCAAGCATTGACCCGTGGAAACTAATAAAACTGAGCGGAGATAAAGCAATACTTGCAGCTGTCAAGGCAAGGGAAAGACAAATGAAACACAAGCAGATGGTTGAAAGTGATTCACTGAAACCCTTACCTCTAGAAACTAAAAGTGGAATAAAGATGCGGGATTGTGTTAAGCCTGATGCCTCTGACTCTCGTTTCAAAAGGAAGGTTTTTAACCTCACCCAGACAGTTTTCAAGTCCAAGAAAACGACTTTCATGCTCCCCAACACAGCAGTTGGGTAGACCATCACCACACGTCATTAACATATTAATTATTGTAAGCATGCTTTTTAAGACcgtaataaaaataatcatgAGTCTAAAGCATAGCCAGAATACCATAATTCTCCACGACCCTTGAACAAACCAAAAACGAAAGATCCAATGACAAGATGATAAATGAGACGTCTGTTTGTCTAAATTAAGACAGTATACCTCGTGGGAGAAGATTCCATTCGCTATGAGTTTACCCTATTTAGTAAACAACCATCTTTActaaattttgatataaaaaaattacaatattcaaataaagaacCCCAAAATTAGTAAGTGCAACTGAGAGTCGTAATTACAGCATCCGGGGATCCATATTTGTGTCATCCAGCAATCAATAttggaaaaatatatatacaaaagaGCAGCTGTGCATCAAATATGTGCTGTGTCATAGggagtgaaaaaaaaaatcaaagtctAGTAAGAATGAGCATCTGCCGTCATGCAAAGGAACTGATAAAATGACGTAGCAAAGGCCGTGACAGGACATGGATGCTCGAAAAGTATGATATGATGATGACTCCCCTACTCAAGTAGTTTCTCAGCTTGGTTCTGGTGGCAATACTTTCAGATTCCGCATCCACTCGTAGAAGCTTGGATCATCAAAGTGAATAAAACTACTTTTCAGCTTTGTCCGTTGTTCCGCAGTCAAAGTTCGAAGCTGAGGAAATTTTGCTTCCTGTATCCGCAAATGGATTAGAGTAGGCTCATTACTCAAAAAGAGGCAGGCAGCAATGATAAAGTTACTGCTATTGGACGGGCCATAACTCCAGAGCATACAGCAAGTGGCATATATTCAAGACCAAATTGACATCACCAACCTGTTCGTAAGGTGGGTCTTTGTGTGCTGGTATCAGCCTAGAGACGAAGTATCGTGCCTGGGAGCTCCCTTCCTgttattaaacataaatattcaGCGCAAATATTCTGAGGAGGTTTTTCAACATAGTGAAACCTCTGTTTCAAGTATCAGGTATGAGGTATGCAACCACATCAAATGCTCAAAGGTTAGAACAAGTTTGCATTTGATCATTTGCTGTTGATAAAGTTGAATAGAGATTAAAATGACCATCTGACAATCAATTATTCCATTTCTcacatacaaatatatatatatatatatatattgatcatTTCCTGTTGATAAAGTTGAATAGAGATTATAATGACCATCTGACACTCCATTATTCCATTTCTcacatacaaatatatatacatatatatatatataatggatATATGCTGAAGTGTTACTTGACAAGGTTATTTGAGTACACTTGACAAGTTTATATatgttatttttcaatttaaataatctTAATTAATTCTTATTAAAGTTTTATTAAATCCAAATCTACCATACCCAACTAGCCCAAAATCACATTATCACACCTGGCCCCGACATCATTGTTAGGTACTTGAGACAATTGGGCTGGATAAGTAAAAATGGGAGTAGTATCATGGGACTAGATAAATTGGGTCTTTCAACTTATCAAGAGAATTATAGAAACAATAACTTGGAGAAGTGGAAAGGGATTAGGAGGGGGAGAAGATAAATTAGACGGGAGAGAAGGGAAGGGGATTCATTTATTGTGTTTTGTTCTTACTAGCTTGTGCTGGGGACAGGGAGAGTGAGTATTCTTCTTTTAAAAGGATTCCATCCTTGCCTGAGATATTTCTCATATTATATTTCATATTTCCTATTAATAAATTTGTCTTCCTTTTTCATTAGTCAATATTTGCAGAAAATTAACTCTGTTTGGAGATCTAGATCCTAACAATCATCACCCACCTTGTCAGACCCCTACTatccaaaaaatttaataaagatGTCATTGTTCCACGGTTGAAAGAGGTGTGCGATGATCACTTCTTATCAAACTTTGATTAAATCCACACTAATCAAAGCTTAAATCATCTAATCCCATCTGACCCAGACACATAGCGTCACCCACCGCCTACTATCTACAAAAATTACTACCTTGATGAACTAATGGAATGTGGACGTAACCAGAGCAAACCACaaattttttcattatttatttaatgaatTAAGCATTTAGATGGGTGTGAAAAGATCAAAGAATATAGATTCCATTCATCATACAAAATCAGAAAAAACGAAGTCTTCAACTAGATGGTTTACTGCATATTCTTCTTTCATCCTTGTTATTTGTTTGAAGTTAGCATCTTCGTAAATTTATCGTTGTCATTTTTTGAAAAAGGGTAAGATCTACCTTGAATGCAAGAATCCTAGGAGCAGGAAACCTCATCTCAGTAAGCTCTTCAGACAATGTCCTACATGCCGCCAAAGCTGCTGCACTTTTTCCTTCCTGTGCAGCTAGATCAGCACCCTGTATATTACCTAATCATGAGAAAGGTCTATGAAAAAAtgcaacaaataaaataaataaggtAAAGAACCTTTCCCAGAAGTCATATTGTAACACATTTATATGACACATGAGTTATGATCTAGCTGCCACATACATAAAGCTAAATCTTGCACAGCATCACCACAGAAAGTTCAATGTTTAATAGACTCGTGCATGTTTGACGTTCCACATAAAAAAAACAGTCTCCATGCCTTAGCTAACCCAAATTCTCACTGTTGTTATAAGTCTAcaacataatattattcatCAATTTACTCTGACGGAAAAAATCCCAATGAagtagaaaaatatttatgagtCAGACAGAGATTGCTTTTCTGTATACAAATATGCTTTAGATAATGCGATTATTAGACAGTCTGTACAATTTCACTGGCTAACAAGTCCATCCGACGCAAAGAGCTTGATCTCATATCAATAACAAGAAAAAAGTTATTTATCTGTCCACTACGACAAAAACCAGATCAGAAACATCCATTGTTATGAACGAAATAAATCAGATATAAAATATACAAACTAATTTGAGACATCTTCATAATGAGAGCAGCAAATGTAGGTGAGATCTAAAAAGTAAAGGAATATTGTTTTTATTCCTCCAAATTCCAAATAAGTTTATCGTCAAAAGATGCGAAGTCAGAACTGTATTTCTGATATATTACTCAAAAACATCcagtttaaaaaaattggaatCGAAGAACATGTAACGCAACTACAGAAGACTGTACAAATAAATGATATATGAGTAGCTGCCAAACTGTAGAAATTGTGACAAAATTCTCTGGAGTATTGCAAACCAAGCACATCTGGATGTTAAATTCAATTGAATGGTTTGATAAATTAAACGTAATTTAGTACAGAAAAGTTAGACAGAAAAGCATACCAACCAAATGAAGATATCTGTCCCGTGATCAAGAACAACTGCAGAATCAGACTGCATAGCAAGATCATAAGCTGGTAACTCCTCAAAAGTTCCACCGTCCCGATGCATAAGACATCGAGGTGCCAACATGCGAAGTGATAGATCAAAGGAAGCATTGAGGAACAAAGATCGGTAAACAGACCACTCATCTTCATGACCAAGTATACTTCCGAGTAGAGGACCTCTTCTAAGATGAAACAAGTGTTCTGGCAATAATGCGATTTCTTTGGGGTATCGATGAAATTTTGACTTTGGCACTTGGGAACCAAATTTACTTGCGACATCTTTAATTCTCTCGTCAAGTGATACTCGCATACCAAGAGCATCGTTTAAGTTTTTCGCTAGTAAAATAGTTCTTTTTCCGATAAGAACAGCAGCCACTTCATCTTGAACACTCTCTAGATATGCTGAAACACTATCCACGGTAGGAAGCCGAATGGTAATCACTCTGGAGATCTCAGCTTGATAAATATTTGAATACTGAATCATAAACTGGAAATAGACAAAATCACTCTTTATATCTCTACCGGTCTCCATGTATATTGCAAAAGTTTGTGTTTCTTCAACACTGAGCATTTTTATAGCAAGACTACTGTCATTCTTAAATGATTCATGGTTATCGTTGTGTGCCTCCTTTCCAGGGCCTACCACTTGACTAACAAAAATATCATCTGAACAACGAATCTCCAATAAACCATGAGAACCAGCAGCCCGAATAGCTGCTCTCTGCAAATTCACACCAAATGCCTCTCCGAAGTCATCATGGAGAATCAGGATGCCTCCAGAAGATTTTGCAAGAGGTAGAAAAACAGGAACTCGTACTGGGCATGTTCCAGCACATAGAATGTCAACCACTGTATTGCGACGATAAGCTTCAGAACCTAGATTCTCCATCCACTTCAATGCTACTTTCTCCATATATGCATAGTTTGGATGACCAAGGGAATGAGGAACTGAACCAGGGCCATAAGTGCTTGGTCCACCAGCACACACAATTATCCTGCTACTTCCACCAGGCCTTTTAATAACACCTCTTGACACTTCAGCTGATGGCCCTTGAATTATAGACAGGGCAACCTCCACTGCAGTACCTAAGCAACGATCTCTAGAAGCTTCAGGCAAATTCAATTTATATGCACTCAATGATGAAAGAATGGCATGCGCAATGGGAAGAGAAGCATGAATCGGCGATAAGTATATTCCAGTCCCATATATCAGTGCTCTCAAGGCGTCTTCACTTGGTGATTGGCCACCAGGAAGTACATCTGCAGATGCCACGGATTCTTCAGAGAAATCATACACTGAAACTGCACGGCCATAAAGCACAATTCCAAGTCTTGTAGTAGGTGGTAAGGAATCTACAAATGCGTGCAGGGAGCTCTGAAGATGCTGCAAGTGTTGTTCATCTAAACATTCATCTATAACTAGAACTACAGAGGCTGATGTTCTAGATTCAGTCACAGAGATATAACCAGGTCTTTTGTTCCCTGTTTGCACATAATCAACGAGAGGGGAAGAAAGTTCGGGTAAATTTCGGAGTTCTTGTTTGGTTTGAGCTATGTATTCCCCTTCACTTCCATTCAGACTCCGGCAAATTACACATTGCCATTGGCCTGATTCAAGTAAGATGTTGCAGTAAATATTGGCATAAGATCCACAATTGTGACATCGATGGGGATCACGTTGTATTATTTGAGGACCTGGTGAAACCTCCCTGCCAGGAGAAATTAATGCCCCAAATCCTAAACTAGGCACATTGGCTAGCTTCTTCTGTTTGAGTACCTGAAGGATCAAAATGACGAGGGGGGGAGAAGCAAGTGATTTTGTAACTCAAACACTATAACATAGTATTGAATATTAAGACAATAGTTTCAAATAAGCGTCCTGTTCGAATTATTCTTCCATAACTAAAGGCGAGGTGCTACGGACGAAATATGACAGATAACAAGTTTCCCCTTATACATGGGTAACAGTTTCAAAAACTCCAGTTCATTAGGAATTCATCAAATACACGATAAAAACTAtagtttcttttaaaaaaattatctgaAAAATACTAAATTCAGTACGTGCATTGGAAAGCAATAGTTTCTTAAGCATCGtagaacaaaaacaaaaaataccTTGTGGGCCGAGAATAGAACATTTGGAAACTCCGTATCATGCTCCTCTGTAACATCAAAAATTTGATGCTGCAATTCAACTGATCCATTTGAGAAATGAGGAGGTGAAGAAGATGGAAAAGATGAACCAGAAGAATAAGCAATGGGTTGAGGAGTTGCAGGAGAAGTTTTAAATGGAACAGCAGCTGGCTGGAGCGGAGATGAAAACACAGGAGGACCAGGTGGAGTGCTCACATGAGGAACAAGGCTTCCAGTTCGGACTCCATTCGCTGGAGATAATAATCTAGGAGGCCTTGTTGATGGAGAAGGAGCCTGGTTTAGTTGTGCCAAAGGAGGAGGAAACGTTGCTCCTGGTGGTGAAAACCATGACGAGGGTGAGGTAAAGGAAGGGGCACTAAATCTTGTATCAGGAACTTGGAGAGGTGATGGTGTGGCTGGGTCAGTAGAAATGGTAACAGAGGAAGATTGCTGTTTATTAGCCATCAAAAAAGGTGCTAAATCAACCTAATCTATCCCGACCTTTGAGTCGAGTACATGCACCACCCCAAAATCAAAAACTTACAATTTGACGTTTTTGGCATCTACGAATATTCACCTCACCCGACCACCTCCGCACAGAGGAAAATCAGAAGCAATGAGATTTCACGGAAACACAGTTCAAATTTTACAAGGAACGATTCTTCAGACAATCTTAACATCAGCCGATAATGTTctacagaaaaaaaaaaagcaagaaATGTCACGATCTATCCCTGATTGAAAACTGTTCAACTAGCGATCAGCTATTAAATCTGGGTAAGAGATGGGTAATTCAGACAAGGAGGGACAGCTGCTTAAAAACATGTAATTCCAAAAACAGGAagatattttcaacattcaaatcgaAACATACATACCTCGATTCGCGAATACTTTGAAAGACAAGAGATCCCGTTGCCACAATTCGATCAGATAATTTGTTTCGGTTGTTGGGTTGGGTGTCAGAATCTAAAATCATGTGTATCAACTGTGTTCTTGTGCGCGTGTTTCCACGGGAGTTCGTTGGCACGTGGAGATCTCACGTAACAACTGGCAATAACTAGGCAATTGATTGGTATTTGATACGACACACAATCCACGCCATCGTGGCAAATTCGATATTGCGGGTTCAAACTTCAGACACAACCGGAAAAATCGAACATTTAGATTTGTTTATCGTTGTTTAGATgtaatttattttgaataatatttaGATGATTGTTGTTTACGTAGTTTATttagattttatatttaaatattttattaataaattatgtaaaaagataatatattatattttataatatatttatcttattaattatatcaaaattgaAATAATCGAATCATTTCGGTAGAAAATCGAactgaacaaaaaaaaaatagatcgaATATCTGATTATATATTCGTAAAGCGAAAAAAATCCGATATAAAAAATCGAAAACCGAATCGATCGATGAACACATCTAGTATTGAGAAAGaatgtgtctcatgtgagatcgtctcacggatcttaatctgtgagaccgttCAACTCgacagatattcacaataaaaagtaatactcttagcataaaaagtaatactttttcagggatgacctaaataaaagaTCAGTCTCACAAATGCGATCTGTAAGACGATGACACCGTCTCACCCAAGTTTTTGTCATTGGAGAAAAACTCATTTATTCCCAAATATATAGTCGAGTCTCGGTTTTATTCCTATTATTTCGATTTAGTTctaaatcttttaaattatgtttaattttatCCACTAagttaaataaaaacaaaacaaaatatcCAAAATAACTTTGATTtcattatttttagaaaaaattgcACTGAACCATAAAATTGATATCAGAGCTTAGAGTTTTTATTCCATATAtgctaaatttttattatttaataaattttcttGCTCATGAGAagatttttcttaaaatatagATCTCAAGCTTTATTTCATTGATTTGGAACATTTAAAATAGAAAGATCTAACAAATGTTAAATATTAGATGTACTTAggaaagcaaaa containing:
- the LOC140821391 gene encoding protein transport protein SEC23 A-like, whose product is MANKQQSSSVTISTDPATPSPLQVPDTRFSAPSFTSPSSWFSPPGATFPPPLAQLNQAPSPSTRPPRLLSPANGVRTGSLVPHVSTPPGPPVFSSPLQPAAVPFKTSPATPQPIAYSSGSSFPSSSPPHFSNGSVELQHQIFDVTEEHDTEFPNVLFSAHKVLKQKKLANVPSLGFGALISPGREVSPGPQIIQRDPHRCHNCGSYANIYCNILLESGQWQCVICRSLNGSEGEYIAQTKQELRNLPELSSPLVDYVQTGNKRPGYISVTESRTSASVVLVIDECLDEQHLQHLQSSLHAFVDSLPPTTRLGIVLYGRAVSVYDFSEESVASADVLPGGQSPSEDALRALIYGTGIYLSPIHASLPIAHAILSSLSAYKLNLPEASRDRCLGTAVEVALSIIQGPSAEVSRGVIKRPGGSSRIIVCAGGPSTYGPGSVPHSLGHPNYAYMEKVALKWMENLGSEAYRRNTVVDILCAGTCPVRVPVFLPLAKSSGGILILHDDFGEAFGVNLQRAAIRAAGSHGLLEIRCSDDIFVSQVVGPGKEAHNDNHESFKNDSSLAIKMLSVEETQTFAIYMETGRDIKSDFVYFQFMIQYSNIYQAEISRVITIRLPTVDSVSAYLESVQDEVAAVLIGKRTILLAKNLNDALGMRVSLDERIKDVASKFGSQVPKSKFHRYPKEIALLPEHLFHLRRGPLLGSILGHEDEWSVYRSLFLNASFDLSLRMLAPRCLMHRDGGTFEELPAYDLAMQSDSAVVLDHGTDIFIWLGADLAAQEGKSAAALAACRTLSEELTEMRFPAPRILAFKEGSSQARYFVSRLIPAHKDPPYEQEAKFPQLRTLTAEQRTKLKSSFIHFDDPSFYEWMRNLKVLPPEPS